In the genome of Phaeodactylum tricornutum CCAP 1055/1 chromosome 18, whole genome shotgun sequence, one region contains:
- a CDS encoding predicted protein, with protein sequence MIAASALKCASYEGRSGVAAAVRLVSSMRTRNSETIGALSPYCYDHTHLPLSTTRAQAFSAASAVRDFADPQGAARKHRPIYIAATRQHVGKTSVSLALMKGLQRRVPKVGFLKPVGQHSVRIAELDGSVVTVDKDTALIVQHFGLTRHQTLQDASPVLIPPGYTKDYVDGKITLDTQRASIGKSFQRVASFADIVLCEGTGHCAVGSIVDASNAAVASWLGARMVLVANGGLGNSVDELELNKALCDKHGVEIAGVIINKVLPEKYEQTKYYLEKALHDRWGIPLLGCVPDRAFLGCPALADLERLFPGAMLVSGLDHRLRHYTVQDLNLVATSLEVFLRNLRTDPSRTLYVCHASRNDILLGFLMESQQRPDWEAALVVTGCHDYPVSDQVLQIITSMPSAPPVLLASPPTRQVMHDIHHFTPKLNFEDGHRVEAAAAHYEPYIDFDLLLSRVGTTSTGSSKSTSKAGLAVAVP encoded by the coding sequence ATGATTGCTGCGTCCGCCCTCAAATGCGCATCCTATGAGGGAAGGAGTGGCGTAGCTGCCGCGGTCCGGCTGGTGTCGTCAATGCGTACTCGCAACTCCGAGACGATCGGTGCATTGTCGCCGTACTGCTACGATCACACCCACTTGCCATTGTCTACAACAAGGGCTCAGGCTTTCTCGGCTGCTTCCGCCGTGAGAGACTTTGCAGATCCGCAGGGGGCGGCCCGCAAACACCGTCCGATTTACATCGCGGCGACGAGGCAGCACGTGGGCAAGACCTCGGTCAGTCTCGCACTGATGAAAGGATTGCAGCGCCGTGTTCCCAAAGTAGGTTTTCTAAAACCCGTTGGACAGCATTCCGTACGAATTGCCGAGCTCGACGGCAGTGTCGTGACGGTCGACAAGGACACCGCTTTGATCGTTCAACACTTTGGACTTACACGGCATCAGACATTGCAAGATGCCAGTCCAGTCCTCATTCCGCCGGGGTACACAAAAGATTACGTTGACGGGAAAATTACGCTCGATACTCAACGTGCCTCCATCGGAAAAAGTTTTCAACGCGTCGCTTCCTTTGCCGATATTGTCCTCTGCGAAGGAACCGGACATTGCGCCGTCGGTAGCATCGTAGACGCCAGTAACGCCGCCGTCGCGTCTTGGCTCGGCGCCCGGATGGTCCTTGTGGCCAACGGTGGTCTGGGGAATTCTGTGGACGAACTTGAACTCAATAAGGCCTTGTGCGACAAACATGGGGTTGAGATTGCCGGCGTTATCATCAACAAGGTCTTGCCCGAAAAGTACGAACAGACAAAATACTATCTGGAGAAAGCATTGCACGATCGGTGGGGTATTCCCTTGCTGGGATGCGTTCCGGATCGGGCGTTTTTAGGATGTCCCGCCTTGGCCGATCTAGAGCGTCTCTTCCCCGGCGCGATGTTAGTTTCTGGGCTCGATCATCGACTGCGACATTATACGGTGCAAGATTTGAACCTCGTCGCCACATCGCTCGAAGTCTTTTTGCGCAATCTGCGAACCGATCCCTCCCGCACGCTTTATGTTTGTCACGCTTCCCGAAACGATATCTTGCTCGGCTTCCTTATGGAAAGTCAGCAACGGCCGGACTGGGAAGCCGCGTTAGTTGTCACAGGCTGTCACGATTATCCCGTCAGTGACCAGGTTTTGCAAATCATCACTTCCATGCCTTCGGCCCCACCGGTGCTCTTGGCATCGCCACCGACGCGACAAGTCATgcacgatatacaccacttTACCCCAAAATTGAATTTTGAGGATGGACACCGCGTCGAAGCCGCTGCCGCTCACTACGAACCCTACATTGACTTCGATCTTCTTTTGTCGAGGGTCGGAACGACGTCTACTGGCTCCTCGAAATCTACGTCGAAAGCCGGCCTTGCAGTCGCAGTGCCGTAG
- a CDS encoding predicted protein has product MYIDPWWTTSVEHIWKETIQPRGVPILWTCAISIASYLWWLSRNNNQSAHLISKSTPNRILLDDLAKALKLQKDVQPEVNADCSSLAPFSGRQKTVTPRLKTQRSSSLCSSSLTSKPPGPPIFARTATDEHPGFACWCDIEASLFRVYIRGRVDDTPVIPPYNPRSRRGKVDLYLQVTNATSRYLQVFWTTWIDHPWIFRDAHTDDIILHYIPYRVIPTNSSQPTVHPEDPTLGMHRFTIRDVIHTTTQEQACYSCIVDDPILPFPTANHLTSKSEALEWTLIYCQRLCYLDWPVLHAYLRNILLNPDRAKYRRLRNGNVNFASAVWNTPARGTLLTLGLVEHGGYVELGTAKPLPPARIRDVSKALARIDGLIRTLRKLDGDVVIYVTATWCRWLRSGRVLSCWRDGGDLKQHNRECVHQTLSLDA; this is encoded by the exons ATGTACATCGACCCTTGGTGGACTACTTCAGTTGAGCATATCTGGAAGGAAACGATCCAGCCGCGAGGTGTCCCTATTTTGTGGACTTGCGCAATTTCGATTGCCTCCTACCTTTGGTGGCTTTCTCGGAACAACAACCAAAGTGCTCATCTCATCTCAAAATCCACACCAAATCGAATTCTTTTGGATGATTTGGCGAAAGCCTTGAAACTGCAAAAGGACGTTCAGCCAGAAGTGAATGCAGATTGCAGTAGTCTGGCGCCATTCTCAGGGAGGCAAAAGACTGTTACGCCGCGATTAAAGACACAGCGTTCTTCAAGTCTTTGTAGTTCCTCACTTACATCAAAGCCTCCCGGACCCCCGATATTCGCTCGCACAGCCACAGACGAACATCCCGGGTTTGCATGCTGGTGCGACATAGAAGCCTCTCTATTTCGCGTTTACATTCGTGGTCGGGTTGACGACACTCCTGTCATTCCGCCATATAATCCTCGATCCCGTCGTGGTAAGGTTGACTTGTACTTGCAAGTGACCAACGCGACGTCCCGGTACTTGCAAGTCTTTTGG ACGACTTGGATCGATCACCCCTGGATCTTTCGGGACGCCCACACTGACGACATTATCCTGCATTATATACCTTACCGTGTTATTCCTACCAATTCATCACAGCCTACAGTACACCCCGAAGATCCGACATTGGGCATGCATCGCTTTACGATACGGGACGTGATACACACGACTACTCAAGAACAGGCCTGCTACAGCTGCATCGTGGACGATCCTATTCTGCCCTTTCCCACCGCAAACCACCTCACGTCAAAATCCGAAGCTCTCGAGTGGACGTTGATTTACTGTCAACGCCTTTGTTACCTGGACTGGCCGGTATTGCATGCATATTTACGCAATATTCTGCTAAACCCGGACCGAGCCAAATATCGTCGACTGCGAAACGGCAATGTAAACTTTGCGAGCGCTGTTTGGAATACGCCGGCAAGGGGAACACTGCTGACTTTAGGTCTTGTGGAACACGGTGGGTATGTTGAGCTGGGCACAGCCAAACCGCTGCCGCCCGCACGGATTCGTGATGTATCTAAAGCGTTGGCTCGCATCGATGGCTTGATTCGAACATTGCGGAAACTCGATGGGGATGTCGTTATCTACGTCACAGCCACGTGGTGCCGATGGCTACGGAGCGGCAGGGTACTGTCGTGCTGGCGCGATGGCGGAGATCTAAAGCAACATAATAGAGAATGTGTGCATCAAACGCTTAGCCTGGATGCTTGA
- a CDS encoding predicted protein — MHTATLAVVVGAAVHSLFNTVKCAGIGTNPVQWRQQWAVEVVKIANGIVHPKDYARIQPKERRGNDDNSNPTILTRPFLCPPSGWRSTGVDPTPPHAKQPLLQRLGAMASMTTDGADNTMNCADWWKKRAEHVDGIGKQQEADRITSSLFLLCLPGLQLVSGVGTICLDQLEARQYDFEHTASGMDDAEEDFVHQPSNDSLLPALTYVAGDHPLMTSLLAAPDDCFWIPVLNTGSRDGAHYLGRGTQGEPVETNLVCLATNPDTDGFGQAQSQLSIQKHDVTVSGLDRYHAKKHGNYDECAHGAVYNTVENSETDHDGAWQIVGPNGK, encoded by the exons ATGCACACTGCCACCTTGGCCGTTGTGGTCGGAGCCGCCGTACACAGCCTTTTCAATACCGTCAAGTGCGCCGGGATTGGCACCAATCCTGTACAGTGGAGACAACAATGGGCCGTTGAGGTGGTCAAAATTGCCAATGGCATCGTGCATCCCAAAGATTACGCCCGCATCCAACCCAAGGAGCGTCGCGGCAatgacgacaacagcaacccCACAATATTGACCCGCCCGTTTCTCTGTCCACCTTCTGGGTGGAG AAGCACAGGCGTCGACCCAACACCGCCACATGCCAAACAACCCCTCCTGCAGCGGTTGGGTGCCATGGCAAGCATGACTACAGATGGTGCGGACAACACAATGAATTGTGCGGACTGGTGGAAAAAGCGTGCAGAACACGTTGACGGCATTGGT AAACAGCAAGAGGCGGACCGGATCACGTCAAGTCTCTTTCTGCTTTGCTTGCCTGGCTTGCAACTGGTCAGCGGCGTCGGCACGATTTGTCTGGATCAACTCGAGGCACGTCAGTATGATTTTGAACATACGGCTTCCGGGATGGatgatgcggaagaagatttcGTCCATCAGCCGTCGAACGATAGCTTGTTGCCGGCCTTGACGTACGTGGCGGGAGACCATCCTCTCATGACATCCTTACTAGCGGCTCCGGACGACTGCTTTTGGATTCCCG ttttgaataccggttcgcgcgatggcgcgcactacttgggtcgtggcacccaaggcgagcctgtcgaaactaatcttgtgtgtttggccacaaatcccgacacggatggttttggacaggcgcaatctcagttgagtattcagaaacatgatgtgactgtttcgggactcgatcgttaCCATGCTAAgaagcatggtaactatgatgaatgtgcccacggtgccgtgtataacaccgtggagaatagtgaaacggaccacgatggcgcttggcagatcgtggggccgaatggaaagtga
- a CDS encoding predicted protein — protein sequence MDPLEHVLVNLLGATTLDSSYRRFFEEYGITQASELASITEHRLATVSYGVLTPAVGDGPAAIVRTFLPPAQQDRILKIVQWFLSKGTNVTNDTWLELTSDVLEYWQPASATVAPATPVGSDARSSFVESAAAKFRKTIKNHSVPYPKFSEDRFWVTWNTNIRIKLRIHGVQLVLDPDYLPETVDETDTFVEMQNFVFGVFNDILLTPRARGILHKHVDELDAQSVYRDLVASYGKGINAQITATSIETKLTLYSFATSKSKTCVAFLTTWRNLIYDLERINEFPLPDHQKSVRLKSAVRSHPQLKLFLGNVQLYSRTHVGKSADDSDFEYVYDLMLEHATDIDQTDLEDRGNNRGGRSANNAKFQSSSKKKTNKPIGKKHKNYVPPEKWNALSPEEKRTIMDQRGPRPAPAPAPALSVNAAATQPPPTVYVSDSTAVDNQSLASTHVPPAAGPGHLLRSLISNSAARQHSAPSNGATSDSFSVNGTTYRREVNRASVQYRLSTHDVSLNKDSLVDGGANGGLSGSDVTVISQSLSEATVSGIGNSELTNLRLSTVAGLIHTTDGPIIGVFHQYAHLGTGNTIHSCNQMRSWGVTVDDVPRTFGGKQRIVTSDGRFVIPLSVSGGLTYLSMQAPTEEDLDTFEWVPFTADNEWDPNSLSSPAAADDDLSLQLPVGHVPFRDERINNFGLLAHSAAVSRSPLNVDALQPNFGWVPSARIARTFENTTQFARADARLPLRKHFKSRFPAANVSRLNEIVATDTFFSDTPAADDGIFNHGGATMAQLFVGKSSQITSVFPMKRESQFAHTFEDFIRTHGAPDALLSDNARAQIGKQALQILRMYAIDDMQCEPHHQHQNYAERRIQEVKKMVNTIMDRTNTPPEYWLLCLFYVTYLLNRLSVESLNWRTPLQVAHGQRPDISALLLFRWFEPVYYYDPDHASFPSHSREKTGRWIGVAEHKGDALTYWILTDNTHQAIARSVVRPANVDNGLKNHRAADSSPDGGEPSNPKPIVLATSDLRHDATIDPSFEKSHAFSPDELIGRYLIREAPDGQSHRALVARKIIDADSDNHQAIRFLLQIDEKDADEIISYNELSDLMEAQQSEPATNGNIEDHFKFTSIIGHQGPLQPTDAGYKGSSWNVLVQWEDGSQSYEPLIEMAKDDPVTLAMYASDNDLLN from the exons atggaTCCTCTCGAGCATGTCCTTGTGAACCTTTTGGGAGCGACAACGctggattcgtcgtaccgtcggttctttgaagagtatGGCATTACTCAGGCCAGTGAATTGGCCTCAATCACTGAACATCGTCTTGCAACGGTGTCTTACGGCGTCTTGACCCCTGCTGTGGGAGACGGCcctgctgcaattgttcGTACATTCCTTCCGCCTGCGCAACAGGACCGGATTTTGAAGATTGTACAATGGTTCCTTTCGAAAGGCACCAATGTGACAAACGACACCTGGCTTGAACTTACCTCTGATGTTCTCGAGTATTGGCAACCCGCCTCTGCTACTGTTGCCCCAGCTACTCCTGTTGGATCGGATGCTCGAAGTTCCTTTGTTGAAAGTGCTGCCGCGAAATTTCGGAAGACGATCAAAAATCATTCCGTCCCGTATCCAAAGTTCAGTGAAGACCGTTTTTGGGTCACTTGgaatacgaatattcgtatcaAGCTCCGTATTCATGGTGTTCAGTTGGTACTTGACCCGGATTATTTGCCTgagaccgtcgacgagacggaTACGTTTGTTGAAATGCAGaactttgtctttggcgtttTCAACGATATTTTGTTGACCCCTCGTGCGCGTGGAATCCTCCACAAGCATGTGGATGAGCTGGATGCTCAGTCGGTCTACCGCGACCTTGTTGCCTCGTACGGCAAAGGTATTAACGCGCAGATCACGGCCACATCCATTGAAACGAAACTTACTTTGTATTCATTTgcgacttcaaagagcaagacctgtgttgcttttttgacgacCTGGCGCAATTTGATTTACGATCTTGAACGGATCAACGAGTTCCCTTTGCCGGATCACCAGAAGAGCGTACGACTGAAGTCAGCTGTCCGTTCccatccgcaattgaaacttttcctcGGAAATGTTCAACTTTACTCTCGTACCCATGTGGGTAAGAGTGCTGATGATTCCGATTTCGAGTATGTTTATGATTTGATGCTTGAACATGCAACTGATATTGATCAgaccgatttggaagaccgcGGTAACAACCGTGGTGGACGCTCAGCAAACAATGCGAAGTtccagtcttcttccaagaagaaaactaACAAACCGATTGgtaagaagcacaagaattaTGTGCCTCCTGAGAAGTGGAATGCTCTCTCTCCCGAAGAGAAGCGGACCATTATGGATCAACGAGGACCTCGCCCTGCTCCAGCCCCTGCCCCTGCCTTATCGGTGAACGCCGCTGCCACTCAGCCCCCTCCTACGGTGTATGTCAGTGACTCGACGGCtgttgacaaccaaagccttgcttcGACCCACGTCCCACCTGCTGCTGGACCTGGTCACCTGCTTCGTTCGCTCATTTCGAATTCAGCTGCCCGCCAGCACTCTGCCCCATCGAATGGAGCCACGTCTgactctttttcggtcaATGGGACCACCTATCGCCGCGAAGTGAACCGTGCTTCTGTGCAGTACCGTCTTTCCACTCACGATGTTTCGTTGAATAAGGACTCTTTGGTCGATGGTGGTGCCAACGGTGGCCTTAGCGGCTCAGACGTAACCGTTATTTCGCAATCCCTGTCAGAGGCAACTGtctctggaattggaaattcGGAATTGACCAACCTCCGTTTGTCAACAGTGGCCGGACTCATTCACACGACGGATGGTCCCATTATTGGTGTGTTTCACCAGTATGCTCATCTTGGTACTGGTAATACCATCCACTCGTGCAACCAAATGCGCTCCTGGGGAGTCACGGTTGACGACGTCCCTCGTACTTTTGGTGGCAAACAGCGTATTGTCACGTCCGATGGTCGTTTTGTCATCCCGCTTTCGGTTTCTGGCGGACTCACTTACTTGTCTATGCAGGCCCCTACCGAGGAGGACCTGGACACTTTCGAATGGGTGCCTTTTACCGCTGACAACGAGTGGGATCCAAATAGTCTCTCTTCTCCTGCCGCTGCCGACGATGACCTCAGTTTGCAGCTTCCTGTCGGCCATGTTCCGTTCCGTGACGAACGCATCAACAACTTTGGTCTCCTTGCGCATTCCGCGGCAGTCAGTCGATCCCCTTTGAATGTCGATGCTTTGcaacccaattttggatgggtTCCCAGTGCTCGTATCGCTCGTACGTTTGAAAATACCACGCAATTTGCTCGTGCCGATGCCCGTTTGCCCTTGCGCAAACACTTCAAATCGCGTTTCCCTGCTGCCAATGTCTCTCGTCtgaacgaaattgtggcaacCGATACTTTTTTCTCGGATACCCCTGCGGCCGATGACGGCATTTTTAACCATGGTGGGGCTACGATGGCccaacttttcgttggaaaaaGTTCGCAAATCACCTCTGTCTTCCCGATGAAGCGCGAGTCTCAGTTTGCCCATACTTTCGAGGATTTTATCCGTACCCATGGTGCTCCCGATGCCCTCCTCAGCGACAATGCCCGTGCTCAGATCGGTAAGCAGGCACTTCAGATCTTGCGCATGTATGCGATCGACGACATGCAGTGCGAGCCGcatcatcagcaccaaaattaCGCGGAACGCCGCATTCAAGAGGTGAAAAAGATGGTGAACACAATCATGGATCGTACAAACACTCCTCCTGAATATTGGTTGCTCTGCTTATTTTATGTGACCTACTTGCTCAATCGCCTCTCTGTCGAAAGCTTGAATTGGCGTACCCCGCTTCAGGTTGCCCATGGACAGCGTCCCGATATTTCTGCtttgctcctttttcgttggtttGAGCCCGTTTATTATTACGACCCTGACCATGCGTCTTTCCCATCGCATTCTCGCGAGAAAActggtcgttggattggtgtCGCCGAACATAAAGGTGATGCGCTGACTTATTGGATTTTGACAGACAATACTCACCAGGCCATTGCTCGTTCTGTTGTTCGTCCAGCCAATGTCGATAATGGTTTGAAAAACCATCGTGCTGCGGATTCCTCTCCCGATGGTGGGGAGCCCTCGAATCCTAAGCCCATTGTCTTGGCTACGAGTGACCTACGCCATGACGCTACGATTGATCCATCTTTTGAGAAATCCCATGCATTCTCTCCTGACGAATTGATCGGCAGATATTTGATTCGTGAAGCCCCTGACGGCCAGAGCCATCGAGCCCTTGTTGCTCGTAAAATTATTGATGCCGACTCCGATAACCACCAGGCAATccgcttcttgttgcaaattgatgaaaaggatgcTGACGAGATCATTTCGTACAATGAACTCTCCGATTTGATGGAAGCCCAACAATCAGAGCCCGCTACGAACGGAAATATCGAAGATCATTTCAAGTTTACTAGTATTATTGGACACCAAGGCCCTTTGCAACCGACCGATGCGGGCTACAAGGGATCCTCTTGGAATGTTTTGGTTCAATGGGAAGATGGTTCCCAGTCGTACGAACCTCTAattgaaatggcaaaggaCGATCCAGTCACACTCGCGATGTACGCGTCTGACAACGATCTTCTTAAC TGA
- a CDS encoding predicted protein: MTVLNTGSRDGAHYLGRGTQGEPVETNLVCLATNPDTDGFGQAQSQLSIQKHDVTVSGLDRYHAKKHGNYDECAHGAVYNTVENSETDHDGAWQIVGPNGK, from the coding sequence atgacagttttgaataccggttcgcgcgatggcgcgcactacttgggtcgtggcacccaaggcgagcctgtcgaaactaatcttgtgtgtttggccacaaatcccgacacggatggttttggacaggcgcaatctcagttgagtattcagaaacatgatgtgactgtttcgggactcgatcgttaCCATGCTAAgaagcatggtaactatgatgaatgtgcccacggtgccgtgtataacaccgtggagaatagtgaaacggaccacgatggcgcttggcagatcgtggggccgaatggaaagtga
- a CDS encoding predicted protein, translating into YIKTTTHNHISRSATIHGSRQVEIKGRTVLEAETAIHGDLALVRIGRYVYVESGTTLRPAPQPQLMIPIDSSTTYIPMIIGSHTIIGSNCMIQAAAIGSFCCIGNNVTIGERVIVKDCCVIADNVTLGPDTVIPPFT; encoded by the coding sequence TATATCAAGACAACAACACACAACCATATTAGTCGAAGTGCAACCATTCACGGATCGAGACAAGTAGAAATAAAAGGTCGAACGGTATTGGAAGCCGAGACAGCAATTCATGGAGACCTCGCTCTGGTGCGCATCGGCCGTTACGTTTATGTCGAATCCGGTACAACGCTGAGGCCTGCTCCCCAACCACAGCTAATGATCCCCATTGACTCATCAACTACTTACATTCCTATGATAATTGGTTCTCACACAATCATTGGAAGTAATTGCATGATTCAGGCGGCTGCTATCGGTAGTTTTTGCTGTATAGGTAACAACGTCACGATAGGAGAACGTGTAATTGTTAAAGATTGCTGCGTGATTGCCGATAACGTGACACTAGGCCCCGACACCGTGATTCCCCCCTTTACC
- a CDS encoding predicted protein — protein MPHSLFVYGTLMAPEVVKTLIGRVPPSMPAILKGYIRHPVIGHVFPGLIKCRDDNVCTEGLMYHELDYKEMRVLDWFEDVEYTRTNIEVQLVGDDSLNIETTQVYVWTNPGSDLDVAKSWVYREFRENRLDWYLKNTVKPCRHGLDELNY, from the coding sequence ATGCCTCATTCGCTTTTCGTGTACGGCACGCTGATGGCACCTGAAGTAGTCAAGACCCTGATTGGTCGCGTGCCGCCCTCAATGCCGGCCATATTAAAAGGCTACATAAGGCATCCTGTCATCGGCCACGTATTTCCCGGTCTGATTAAATGCAGGGACGACAACGTGTGCACCGAAGGGCTGATGTACCATGAATTAGACTACAAAGAAATGAGAGTGCTCGATTGGTTTGAAGATGTCGAATACACGCGAACAAATATCGAGGTTCAACTCGTTGGCGATGACAGCTTGAATATCGAAACCACACAAGTGTACGTTTGGACCAACCCTGGATCAGATCTAGATGTAGCGAAATCATGGGTCTATCGAGAGTTTAGGGAAAATAGGTTGGATTGGTATTTGAAAAATACGGTAAAGCCCTGTCGTCACGGCTTGGATGAACTTAATTACTAA
- a CDS encoding predicted protein — translation MSRGDKRERDREKNQKKLQDKARQEARNSVDNCNADDANFAAPFQGGNPLQRNMDDAAKLQAKVAAKKAKEQDSQSQCTATVGSTVAGKKVPAKKKDNLDDLLGAGLATKKRVK, via the exons ATGTCACGCGGAGACAAGCGAGAACGTGATCGAGAAAAAAACCAGAAAAAATTACAAGACAAGGCCAGACAAGAAGCTCGG AATTCAGTGGATAACTGTAACGCAGATGATGCTAACTTTGCTGCTCCTTTTCAGGGCGGTAATCCATTGCAACGAAATATGGATGACGCGGCGAAATTGCAGGCCAAGGTTGCCGCGAAAAAGGCTAAGGAACAAGACTCACAGAGTCAATGCACTGCAACAGTTGGGAGCACAGTTGCTGGTAAGAAAGTCCCcgccaaaaagaaagacaatTTGGACGATTTGTTGGGTGCGGGACTGGCCACGAAAAAGCGAGTCAAATAG
- a CDS encoding predicted protein, producing MSNVRPVPVNAVSLLEPSKARFRVSIKDYGRRIEKKVFQRILLPFQQANVETERLPGGPGLYLAASAKLVHALGGFVSVDSVVDEGTELTVNFAFVDNFEPGRTIATALSDATIFSWAPTYGKRTMCNARSDIITLLSSAAKS from the coding sequence ATGTCGAATGTTCGGCCTGTCCCCGTCAACGCTGTGTCGCTTCTCGAGCCGTCAAAAGCACGTTTTCGCGTTTCTATAAAAGATTATGGGAGGAGAATCGAGAAGAAGGTTTTTCAGcgtattcttcttccgtttcaACAAGCAAATGTGGAAACGGAGCGCTTGCCTGGGGGGCCCGGGCTTTACCTCGCAGCTTCCGCCAAGCTGGTTCATGCTTTGGGTGGTTTTGTTTCTGTTGACAGCGTTGTCGATGAAGGGACTGAGTTGACAGTAaattttgcttttgttgacaattTTGAACCAGGTCGAACTATTGCAACAGCTTTGAGTGATGCAACGATTTTTTCGTGGGCTCCGACATATGGCAAGCGGACCATGTGCAATGCACGCTCCGACATCATCACATTACTTTCGTCTGCTGCAAAGAGCTGA